A genomic region of Branchiostoma lanceolatum isolate klBraLanc5 chromosome 4, klBraLanc5.hap2, whole genome shotgun sequence contains the following coding sequences:
- the LOC136433508 gene encoding uncharacterized protein, producing MPNSKGNVVHRMKRKHVSRACGVCAGELCENADKVRPTNARVTRQAAREKELSACVCLGILGEDNLLHIFNLLCLRDLMNVSRTCNKFHKLAHTKHLWTNVSLRNTSIHCWRGAVKMFNKFSTIRLDLTWMRKRPPHITSPHWILLTLSHIKSLRQLHFVDEALPVEVLEAVPRLLPDLDTLVAEIGCSVWDMQNTPALDFKKFCSMKNLQQLQLKGACGIRLPTFSFSRGLNELSKLTNLRVLSLTTLQGVSANMFDFLPALVHLHTLRLGNCTHWDLEVYQNLGQLTGLEHLYLENSGASPDICVALGNLTRLKVLELVIFILPADLSIILPSLPLLHTVVLVPHVEEEMGEVNCNCLSIIQSLQSCSQLRKLRWGIITHQNHLSHTHDDNTESVPMPCGCVSLNTTNEQLGQTVLGDGEDEGCLANEGNSSKSTDESNGGKPSTHTMTLRSSDTKDTGSAGMGKRVEPIDDRNLDDASDIRSEEVVYVNKHFQRGSVDDASCSDYGEVLVSVNQLNRVLKPMFPTADVSVSRIYVAEQ from the exons AAAGAActgtctgcctgtgtttgtCTTGGTATTCTGGGAGAAGACAACCTTCTGCACATCTTCAACCTCCTGTGTCTGAGGGATCTGATGAA TGTTAGCAGGACATGCAACAAATTCCATAAGTTAGCACACACAAAACATCTG TGGACGAATGTTTCCCTGAGGAATACAAGTATCCACTGCTGGCGGGGAGCTGTGAAGATGTTCAACAAGTTCAGCACCATAAGACTg GATCTCACCTGGATGAGAAAACGCCCTCCACACATTACCTCCCCACATTGGATCCTACTCACTCTGTCACACATCAAGTCCCTCAGGCAGCTGCACTTTGTGGACGAAGCCTTACCTGTAGAAGTGCTAGAAGCAGTACCAAGATTACTACCAGATCTGGATACACTTGTTGCAGAAATCGGCTGCTCTGTGTGGGATATGCA GAATACCCCTGCCTTGGACTTTAAGAAGTTCTGCAGCATGAAGAATCTGCAGCAGCTGCAGTTGAAGGGAGCCTGTGGGATCAGGTTGCCAACATTCTCCTTCAGCAGGGGGCTGAATGAACTGTCCAAACTCACCAACCTACGTGTGCTG TCCCTAACTACCCTGCAAGGTGTTTCAGCCAACATGTTTGACTTCCTGCCGGCCCTGGTTCATCTCCACACGTTAAGGCTGGGGAACTGCACACACTGGGACCTGGAG GTGTACCAGAACCTAGGTCAGCTGACGGGTCTCGAGCATCTGTACCTGGAGAACAGCGGTGCCAGTCCTGACATCTGTGTAGCACTTGGGAACCTGACAAG GCTGAAGGTCCTGGAGCTGGTGATCTTCATCTTGCCTgcagacctgtcaatcatcctCCCCAGCCTGCCTCTCCTGCACACTGTTGTTCTTGTGCCTCATGTAGAGGAGGAG ATGGGTGAGGTGAACTGTAACTGCCTGAGTATCATCCAGTCTCTGCAGTCTTGTAGTCAGCTCAGGAAGCTGAGGTGGGGTATCATAACCCACCAGAATCATCTCTCTCACACTCATGATGACAACACAGAGTCTGTTCCGATGCCATGTGGCTGTGTCTCATTGAATACAACCAATGAGCAGTTGGGGCAAACAGTATTAGGTGATGGTGAAGATGAAGGTTGCTTAGCTAATGAGGGCAACTCCAGTAAAAGCACAGATGAAAGTAATGGCGGCAAACCATCCACCCATACCATGACACTTAGGAGTTCTGATACAAAGGACACTGGCAGTGCAGGTATGGGTAAGAGGGTAGAACCTATAGATGACAGGAATCTGGATGATGCGTCAGACATCAGATCTGAGGAAGTTGTCTATGTGAACAAACACTTCCAGAGAGGAAGTGTTGATGATGCGTCATGTTCTGACTATGGGGAAGTGCTTGTTAGTGTGAACCAACTGAATAGAGTGCTGAAGCCCATGTTCCCTACAGCTGATGTGTCAGTATCTAGGATATATGTAGCTGAACAGTGA
- the LOC136433513 gene encoding uncharacterized protein, producing MKPFFAILLAVLCSHCSALPSSEPPPEKVPSYTFPPDWVDELFAGEAFATEPSAPEVTTPGPEIFVEESEGSAVYEGSAYWEGSGSGFQPIPRVPCPKWREKDGDTWVEFEKCRMCTCSYGEAVCTRCIPATEDRDIFFYKELVSRHCYLETVPEVVDHAPDACCAERQVCQYISPEYLDYSYHEYGRRVNYMLIYYHGDYDLADLFY from the exons ATGAAGCCGTTCTTCGCCATCCTTCTGGCCGTCTTGTGCAGCCACTGCTCGGCTCTACCCTCTTCCGAGCCGCCGCCGGAAAAAGTCCCCTCTTACACATTCCCGCCGGACTGGGTCGACGAGCTGTTCGCTGGCGAGGCGTTCGCGACCGAACCGAGCGCGCCCGAAGTTACGACGCCGGGTCCGGAGATTTTTGTTGAGGAATCCGAAGGGTCGGCGGTGTACGAAGGGTCGGCATATTGGGAGGGGTCAGGATCAGGGTTTCAGCCCATCCCACGAGTTC CCTGTCCGAAATGGAGGGAAAAGGACGGCGACACATGGGTCGAGTTCGAGAAGTGCCGGATGTGCACCTGCAGCTATGGGGAGGCCGTCTGTACAAG GTGTATTCCGGCAACAGAAGACCGAGACATTTTCTTCTACAAGGAGCTAGTGTCTCGGCACTGTTATCTGGAGACGGTGCCAGAGGTGGTGGACCACGCCCCTGATGCCTGCTGCGCTGAGAGACAG GTCTGTCAGTACATCAGCCCAGAGTACCTGGACTACAGCTACCACGAGTACGGGCGTCGGGTCAACTACATGCTCATCTACTACCATGGGGACTACGACCTGGCGGACCTCTTCTACTGA